Proteins encoded by one window of Lates calcarifer isolate ASB-BC8 linkage group LG5, TLL_Latcal_v3, whole genome shotgun sequence:
- the LOC108882305 gene encoding transmembrane protein 121-like produces MVPPRPSTNKPHVCLTAVLIMTSLALMDAYLVEQNPGPRRIGVCIAVLAGDVCFVIALRYVAVWAGSEVHTARRGYAMILWFFYIFILEIKVYFVYQNYKSQDMDVDAEVTDPGVSRRALTLLLSVCMPIVFITLSAIDHLEYLRPYKKREEIRSRLFWVVLDLLDIVDVQANLWELQGEGLPLWVEGLMFFYCYILLLVLPCVSLSEISMQGVNIIPHKMMLYPILSLATINIITLFIRGGNLLIYGDIRMSGIMMGKNVIAIVVKSCSLVEYRKHQPASPPAERGAEMQKNPLGDVQICNTQPMVLPRVVIEDLTTIPEEEGSDDRCEQT; encoded by the coding sequence ATGGTTCCTCCACGACCTTCTACTAACAAGCCCCATGTCTGCCTGACAGCAGTACTGATCATGACCAGCCTGGCACTGATGGATGCCTATCTGGTGGAGCAGAACCCAGGTCCCAGGAGGATTGGCGTGTGCATCGCCGTGCTGGCaggtgatgtgtgttttgtcattgcGCTTCGATACGTCGCCGTCTGGGCCGGGTCGGAGGTGCACACGGCCAGGCGAGGTTACGCCATGATCCTCTGGTTCTTCTACATCTTCATCCTGGAGATCAAGGTCTACTTTGTCTATCAGAACTACAAGTCTCAGGACATGGATGTAGATGCAGAGGTGACAGACCCAGGTGTGTCCAGGCGAGCtctcacactgctgctctctgtctgcatgcCCATTGTGTTCATAACACTGTCGGCCATAGATCATTTGGAATACTTGCGGCCGTataagaaaagagaggagataagGAGTCGTCTCTTCTGGGTGGTGTTGGACCTGCTGGACATTGTGGATGTTCAGGCCAACCTGTGGGAGCTTCAGGGGGAAGGACTTCCCCTGTGGGTGGAGGGACTGATGTTCTTCTACTGCTACATCCTCCTCCTGGTGCTGCCCTGTGTCTCCCTGAGCGAGATCAGCATGCAGGGGGTGAACATCATCCCCCACAAAATGATGCTCTATCCCATCCTCAGTCTTGCCACCATCAACATCATCACCCTCTTCATTCGCGGGGGGAACCTGCTCATTTACGGCGACATCCGGATGTCGGGGATCATGATGGGGAAGAACGTGATTGCCATCGTTGTGAAGAGCTGCAGTCTGGTGGAGTACAGGAAACACCAACCAGCCTCTCCTCcggcagagagaggagcagagatgcAGAAGAACCCCCTGGGAGATGTTCAGATATGTAACACCCAGCCCATGGTGCTGCCGAGGGTCGTGATCGAAGACCTCACCACCATACCGGAGGAGGAAGGCAGTGATGACAGATGTGAACAAACATGA
- the LOC108882276 gene encoding phosphofurin acidic cluster sorting protein 1, whose amino-acid sequence MMAAAADRGAVRGGAFPPGPVVTAAEPEVVSGPGAAGETDGRVPVPMNLFATWEIDRSSPSCVPRLCSLTLKKLMVLRELDKELSSVVIAVKIQGSKRTLRSNEYLLPPDGLMETDLELTFSLQYPHFLKRDANRLHVMLQRRKRYKNRTILGYKTLAVGVINMAEVMQHPTDGAHVLGLHSNLKDASVRAAELSVLSLSSQPIEQEDTSGHHGNKTKASDRSPDMENYWEDDDDSFSSEQEGSDDAVQPQDMYDDDDDVQGKTKKSHRKMIRTTSLTQQPNFKQKFVALLKRFKVTDEVLDSDPVGQSQEVEEDLDLLYDSLEVYNPSDSGPELDDNDSILSTPKPKLRPFFEGISQSSSQTDIGSLHSQRSQHRERPAAVSFWTLSLSLTHTHRHRFFFCCCILFLFSPQEVEDDVAMGTDAGPAAKLCKTESQTHMSPSKTGSQVSRHPWSVSMKDRQNSRGTDRTSSVDSETSADYRIPPPQVARKSVLDQLNHILFSDDQIPDTITLINTTDWQGQYLSEVLFDQPIVCTVSAADVQAAFSAIISRIQRFCNCNSQTPPTVKVAVGGDQSYLSTVLCCFVEQLASKTPDWLNYVRFLVLPVGAHPLAKYLASLDAKFNSLFMDAGWRELFGRLEPPPLDPVGVAGRVSQYLSGAAVSHLCPISEAMLTCKHKSPDDDSCQKFVPFIGLVKVGVVEQNFLSTSVDSDDIILGSPPSQSGAPISITSTPPPSPSISCPGEVMGLQVDYWSNQGGGGGGGGGGGAGERRKEVGMKNTLKSNFRSLQVSRISGGELMSMTVVTKEKNKKVMFLSKKTKEKEAESRSQLIEGISRLICTSKHQHTLRVSVDGVEWNDVKFFQLAAQWPTHVKHFPVGIFSYNKP is encoded by the exons ATGATGGCGGCGGCTGCGGACAGAGGAGCGGTCCGGGGGGGCGCTTTCCCGCCGGGTCCGGTGGTAACGGCGGCGGAGCCCGAGGTGGTGTCCGGTCCCGGTGCTGCCGGAGAGACTGATGGCCGCGTCCCGGTGCCGATGAACCTGTTCGCCACCTGGGAGATCGACCGGTCCTCACCGAGCTGCGTGCCCAG GTTGTGTAGCCTGACTCTGAAGAAGCTGATGGTTTTGAGGGAGTTGGACAAAGAGCTCAGCTCCGTCGTCATCGCTGTTAAGATCCAG GGCTCTAAACGAACTCTGAGATCCAACGAGTATCTTCTTCCTCCAGACGGCCTCATGGAAACAGACCTGGAGCTCACCTTCTCCCTGCAG TATCCTCACTTCCTGAAGCGAGATGCAAACCGCCTGCACGTgatgctgcagaggaggaagaggtacAAGAACCGAACCATCCTGGGCTACAAAACCCTGGCGGTGGGAGTCATCAACATGGCCGAG GTGATGCAGCATCCGACCGATGGAGCCCACGTCCTCGGTCTCCATAGCAACCTGAAGGATGCTTCGGTGCGCGCGGCGGAGCTGAGtgtcctttctctctccagccagCCAATCGAACAGGAGGACACAAGcggtcaccatggcaacaagaCCAAGGCCTCGG ATCGCTCCCCTGACATGGAGAACTACTGGGAGGACGACGACGACAGCTTCTCCTCCGAACAGGAAGGAAGTGATGACGCAGTCCAGCCTCAG GATATGTACGATGACGATGACGATGTTCAGGGAAAGACGAAGAAGTCTCACAGGAAAATGATCCGAACCACCTCCCTGACTCAG CAACCGAACTTCAAACAGAAGTTTGTGGCTCTGTTGAAGAGATTCAAAGTGACTGATGAG GTTCTGGACTCGGACCCGGTGGGTCAGAGTCAGGAGGTTGAGGAGGACCTGGACCTCCTGTACGACAGTCTGGAGGTCTACAACCCGAGCGACAGCGGCCCTGAGCTGGACGACAACGACAGCATCCTGAGCACGCCCAAACCCAAACTCAG GCCGTTCTTCGAGGGGATTTCTCAGTCGAGCTCTCAGACTGATATCGGGAGTCTCCACAGTCAGAGGAGCCAACATAGAGAACGACCTGCAGCCGTGAGTT tctggactctctctctctcactcacacacacacacagacacaggtttttcttctgctgctgcatcctCTTCTTATTCTCTCCACAGGAAGTTGAGGATGATGTTGCCATGGGAACAGATGCAGGTCCAGCTGCTAAACTCTGTAAAACTGAGTCGCAAACACACATGTCACcaag TAAGACAGGAAGTCAGGTGTCTCGCCATCCGTGGAGCGTCTCCATGAAGGACAGACAGAACTccagagggacagacagaacCAGCAGTGTGGACAGTGAGACATCAGCGGACTACAGGATCCCTCCTCCACAG gttgcCAGAAAGTCAGTCCTGGATCAGCTGAACCACATCCTGTTCTCTGACGATCAGATTCCTGACACCATCACCCTGATCAACACCACAGACTGGCAGGGacag tatctGTCGGAGGTTCTTTTCGATCAGCCAATTGTCTGCACCGTCTCAGCGGCTGACGTTCAGGCCGCCTTCAGCGCCATCATCAGCCGCATCCAGAGATT ctgtaactgtaactcTCAGACGCCGCCCACGGTGAAGGTGGCGGTGGGTGGAGATCAGAGCTACCTCAGCACcgtcctctgctgctttgtggAGCAGCTCGCCAGCAAGACGCCCGATTGGCTGAACTACGTCCGCTTCCTCGTCCTCCCCGTCG GAGCCCACCCGCTGGCCAAGTACCTGGCCTCCCTGGATGCTAAATTCAACAGCCTGTTCATGGACGCTGGCTGGAGGGAGCTGTTCGGACGCCTGGAGCCTCCACCTCTTG atCCTGTGGGCGTAGCGGGTCGAGTGTCTCAGTATCTGAGCGGAGCTgctgtgtctcacctgtgtccGATCTCTGAGGCCATGCTCACCTGCAAACACAAGAG CCCCGACGACGACTCCTGTCAGAAGTTTGTTCCTTTTATCGGG CTGGTGAAGGTCGGCGTCGTGGAGCAGAACTTCCTGTCCACCTCAG tgGACAGTGATGACATCATACTGGGATCTCCTCCCTCCCAATCAGGAGCTCCGATCAGCATcacctccactcctcctccctccccctccatcaG CTGTCCGGGGGAGGTGATGGGTCTGCAGGTGGACTACTGGAGCAAtcaggggggaggaggaggcggaggagggggaggaggagcaggagagaggaggaaggaggtggGAATGAAGAACACGCTGAAGAGCAACTTCCGCAGTCTGCAGGTGTCGAGGATCAGCGGAGGAGAACTGATGAGCATGACGGTGGTGACCaaagagaagaacaagaaag tcatgtTCCTCagtaaaaagacaaaggagaagGAGGCGGAGTCGAGGAGTCAGCTGATCGAGGGAATCAGCAGGTTGATCTGTACctccaaacaccaacacacactgagag TGTCTGTAGACGGAGTGGAGTGGAACGATGTCAAGTTTTTCCAGCTGGCTGCTCAGTGGCCGACACACGTCAAACACTTTCCTGTTGGGATCTTCAGCTACAACAAACCCTga
- the LOC108882271 gene encoding sodium/calcium exchanger 1 isoform X1: MHQGRTSSLFSTYQLLFLLTIVSPELLNPAAGGSAVTLKSNRTDSNHTKCGGSTECIEGVILPVWKPDNPAFTDRLARATIYFVGLAYMFLGVSIIADRFMASIEVITSQERQITIKKPNGEKITTTVRIWNETVSNLTLMALGSSAPEILLSVVEVCGHNFNAGELGPNTIVGSAAFNMFVIIGLCVSVIPEGETRKVKHLRVFFVTATWSVFAYTWLYLILAVFSPGVVEIWEGLLTLFFFPICVGFAYVADRRLLFYKYMYKRYRAGKQKGMIIETEGEPELPSKVDIEMDGKMLNSHREEFMDGEMGSDVRELDEEEARREVARILKELKQKHPDKEMEQLMELANYQVLSQQQKSRAFYRCQATRIMTGAGNILKKHAADQAKRATQHDICSEVSVNNFSSKVFFDPGTYQCLENCGSVALNVVRHGGDLTSTVSVDYRTEDGTANAGSDYQFTEGTIVFKPGETEKEIRIDIIDDDIFEEDEHFLVHLSNVKVISEGADSETHKANHVDVLAGLGLPCTATVTIFDDDHAGIFTFEEPVVTVSESVGVMEVKVVRTSGARGVVVVPYKTIEGTAKGGGEDFEDTHGVLEFENDEILKTISVRIVDHEEYDKQASFYIELQEPYWNRRRWTGGFIRTGKDVYRKVQGRDHPTPSSIINIAEEGGEEVLTKKEEEERRIAEMGRPMLGEHVKLEVIVEESYEFKSTVDKLIKKTNLALLIGTNSWREQFVEAITVSSGDDDDDDCGQEKLPSCFDYVMHFLTVFWKLLFAFVPPTDYWNGWACFVVSISVIGLLTAVIGDLASHFGCTVGLKDSVTAVVFVALGTSVPDTFASKVAAIQDQYADASIGNVTGSNAVNVFLGIGVAWSIAAIYHYSKGQEFRVDPGTLAFSVTLFTIFAFICIAVLIYRRRPEIGGELGGPRIPKILTTCLFFSLWLMYIVFSSLEAYCHVKGF; the protein is encoded by the exons ATGCACCAAGGCAGGACCTCATCCCTGTTCTCCACCTATCAGCTGCTTTTCTTGTTGACTATCGTCTCACCTGAACTTCTGAATCCAGCAGCAGGAGGTTCTGCTGTGACACTCAAGTCCAACAGGACAGACAGCAACCACACCAAATGTGGCGGTAGTACCGAATGCATAGAGGGCGTTATCCTGCCAGTATGGAAGCCCGACAACCCGGCCTTCACCGACCGCCTCGCCAGAGCCACCATTTACTTTGTGGGGTTGGCGTACATGTTCCTGGGTGTCTCCATCATTGCTGACCGCTTCATGGCATCCATTGAGGTCATCACCTCCCAAGAGAGACAGATTACCATCAAGAAACCAAACGGGGAGAAGATCACCACAACGGTTCGAATCTGGAACGAGACAGTGTCCAACCTGACCCTGATGGCCCTCGGTTCCTCCGCCCCAGAAATCCTCCTGTCAGTCGTGGAGGTTTGTGGTCACAACTTTAATGCCGGCGAGCTGGGCCCCAACACCATCGTAGGAAGTGCTGCCTTCAACATGTTTGTCATCATCGGCCTTTGTGTGTCCGTCATTCCTGAAGGAGAGACTAGAAAAGTGAAGCACCTCCGGGTGTTCTTTGTCACCGCCACCTGGAGCGTCTTTGCATACACCTGGCTTTACCTGATCCTGGCCGTCTTCTCTCCAGGTGTTGTCGAGATATGGGAGGGGCTTCTCACACTCTTCTTCTTCCCCATTTGTGTTGGGTTCGCCTATGTGGCCGACCGCAGActtcttttctacaaatacatGTACAAACGATACAGAGCAGGGAAGCAGAAGGGAATGATCATCGAAACCGAGGGAGAACCAGAGCTGCCCTCAAAGGTCGACATCGAAATGGACGGCAAAATGCTCAACTCCCACAGGGAGGAGTTcatggatggagagatgggTTCTGATGTGAGGGagctggatgaggaggaggcCCGCAGAGAGGTGGCCAGGATCCTGAAggagctgaaacagaaacatccagACAAGGAGATGGAGCAGTTGATGGAACTTGCTAATTATCAGGTTTTATCCCAACAACAGAAGAGCCGTGCTTTCTACCGCTGTCAGGCGACCAGGATCATGACGGGAGCAGGCAACATCCTGAAGAAGCATGCGGCTGACCAAGCCAAAAGAGCTACCCAGCACGACATCTGCTCCGAGGTTTCAGTGAACAATTTTTCCTCCAAGGTTTTCTTTGACCCTGGTACCTACCAGTGTCTGGAGAACTGTGGCAGCGTAGCTCTGAATGTGGTGCGTCATGGTGGAGACCTAACAAGCACAGTCTCTGTGGATTACCGGACTGAAGATGGCACCGCAAACGCCGGCTCAGACTACCAGTTCACCGAAGGAACTATTGTGTTCAAACCAGGCGAGACCGAAAAGGAAATCCGCATTGACATTATTGATGATGATATTTTTGAGGAGGACGAACATTTCCTGGTTCACCTCAGCAATGTGAAGGTCATATCAGAGGGTGCTgactcagaaacacacaaggCAAACCATGTGGACGTCCTCGCAGGTTTAGGTCTGCCATGCACAGCCACTGTCACCATCTTCGATGACGACCATGCAGGGATCTTTACGTTTGAGGAACCGGTGGTGACCGTGAGTGAGAGCGTTGGGGTGATGGAGGTGAAGGTGGTCCGGACCTCAGGAGCTCGTGGTGTTGTGGTGGTGCCATACAAAACCATTGAGGGGACAGCTAAAGGAGGCGGCGAGGACTTTGAGGACACTCATGGAGTCCTGGAGTTCGAGAACGATGAGATCCT GAAGACCATATCTGTTAGAATAGTTGACCATGAAGAGTACGATAAGCAGGCCAGCTTCTACATAGAGCTGCAGGAGCCGTATTGGaacaggaggagatggacag GTGGATTCATCAGAACAG GTAAAGACGTCTACAGGAAGGTCCAGGGACGGGATCatcccaccccctcctccatcatcaACATCGCAG aggaggggggtgaggaggTTTTGAccaagaaggaggaggaggagaggcggATCGCAGAGATGGGCAGACCGATGCTAGGTGAACACGTCAAACTAGAGGTCATCGTCGAGGAGTCGTATGAGTTCAAG AGCACTGTGGATAAACTCATCAAGAAGACCAACCTGGCTCTGCTGATCGGGACGAACAGCTGGAGGGAACAGTTTGTGGAGGCCATCACAGTCAGCTCTG gtgacgatgatgatgatgactgtggTCAGGAGAAGCTGCCGTCCTGTTTTGACTACGTCATGCACTTCCTCACTGTCTTCTGGAAGCTTCTGTTTGCCTTCGTTCCTCCCACCGACTACTGGAACGGCTGGGCCTGCTTTGTCgtctccatctctgtcattGGTCTCCTGACGGCGGTAATCGGTGACCTCGCGTCTCACTTTGGCTGCACCGTCGGCCTCAAAGACTCCGTCACTGCCGTGGTGTTTGTAGCTCTGGGCACCTCTGTACCAG atACCTTTGCCAGTAAAGTAGCAGCCATCCAGGACCAATATGCCGACGCATCCATTGGCAACGTGACTGGAAGCAACGCTGTCAATGTCTTCCTGGGTATCGGTGTGGCCTGGTCCATCGCTGCTATCTACCACTACTCCAAAGGCCAGGAGTTCAGGGTGGACCCGGGCACGCTGgctttctctgtcacactcttCACCATCTTCGCCTTCATCTGTATCGCTGTCCTCATCTACCGCCGGCGGCCCGAGATTGGCGGGGAGCTCGGCGGACCCCGGATCCCCAAGATCCTCACCACCTGTTTGTTCTTCAGCCTGTGGTTGATGTACATCGTCTTCTCCTCACTGGAAGCCTACTGCCATGTAAAGGGCTTCTAA
- the LOC108882271 gene encoding sodium/calcium exchanger 1 isoform X2, whose amino-acid sequence MHQGRTSSLFSTYQLLFLLTIVSPELLNPAAGGSAVTLKSNRTDSNHTKCGGSTECIEGVILPVWKPDNPAFTDRLARATIYFVGLAYMFLGVSIIADRFMASIEVITSQERQITIKKPNGEKITTTVRIWNETVSNLTLMALGSSAPEILLSVVEVCGHNFNAGELGPNTIVGSAAFNMFVIIGLCVSVIPEGETRKVKHLRVFFVTATWSVFAYTWLYLILAVFSPGVVEIWEGLLTLFFFPICVGFAYVADRRLLFYKYMYKRYRAGKQKGMIIETEGEPELPSKVDIEMDGKMLNSHREEFMDGEMGSDVRELDEEEARREVARILKELKQKHPDKEMEQLMELANYQVLSQQQKSRAFYRCQATRIMTGAGNILKKHAADQAKRATQHDICSEVSVNNFSSKVFFDPGTYQCLENCGSVALNVVRHGGDLTSTVSVDYRTEDGTANAGSDYQFTEGTIVFKPGETEKEIRIDIIDDDIFEEDEHFLVHLSNVKVISEGADSETHKANHVDVLAGLGLPCTATVTIFDDDHAGIFTFEEPVVTVSESVGVMEVKVVRTSGARGVVVVPYKTIEGTAKGGGEDFEDTHGVLEFENDEILKTIQINIVDDEEYEKNKNFFLEIGEPRLLEMSERKAVLLQEVGGFIRTGKDVYRKVQGRDHPTPSSIINIAEEGGEEVLTKKEEEERRIAEMGRPMLGEHVKLEVIVEESYEFKSTVDKLIKKTNLALLIGTNSWREQFVEAITVSSGDDDDDDCGQEKLPSCFDYVMHFLTVFWKLLFAFVPPTDYWNGWACFVVSISVIGLLTAVIGDLASHFGCTVGLKDSVTAVVFVALGTSVPDTFASKVAAIQDQYADASIGNVTGSNAVNVFLGIGVAWSIAAIYHYSKGQEFRVDPGTLAFSVTLFTIFAFICIAVLIYRRRPEIGGELGGPRIPKILTTCLFFSLWLMYIVFSSLEAYCHVKGF is encoded by the exons ATGCACCAAGGCAGGACCTCATCCCTGTTCTCCACCTATCAGCTGCTTTTCTTGTTGACTATCGTCTCACCTGAACTTCTGAATCCAGCAGCAGGAGGTTCTGCTGTGACACTCAAGTCCAACAGGACAGACAGCAACCACACCAAATGTGGCGGTAGTACCGAATGCATAGAGGGCGTTATCCTGCCAGTATGGAAGCCCGACAACCCGGCCTTCACCGACCGCCTCGCCAGAGCCACCATTTACTTTGTGGGGTTGGCGTACATGTTCCTGGGTGTCTCCATCATTGCTGACCGCTTCATGGCATCCATTGAGGTCATCACCTCCCAAGAGAGACAGATTACCATCAAGAAACCAAACGGGGAGAAGATCACCACAACGGTTCGAATCTGGAACGAGACAGTGTCCAACCTGACCCTGATGGCCCTCGGTTCCTCCGCCCCAGAAATCCTCCTGTCAGTCGTGGAGGTTTGTGGTCACAACTTTAATGCCGGCGAGCTGGGCCCCAACACCATCGTAGGAAGTGCTGCCTTCAACATGTTTGTCATCATCGGCCTTTGTGTGTCCGTCATTCCTGAAGGAGAGACTAGAAAAGTGAAGCACCTCCGGGTGTTCTTTGTCACCGCCACCTGGAGCGTCTTTGCATACACCTGGCTTTACCTGATCCTGGCCGTCTTCTCTCCAGGTGTTGTCGAGATATGGGAGGGGCTTCTCACACTCTTCTTCTTCCCCATTTGTGTTGGGTTCGCCTATGTGGCCGACCGCAGActtcttttctacaaatacatGTACAAACGATACAGAGCAGGGAAGCAGAAGGGAATGATCATCGAAACCGAGGGAGAACCAGAGCTGCCCTCAAAGGTCGACATCGAAATGGACGGCAAAATGCTCAACTCCCACAGGGAGGAGTTcatggatggagagatgggTTCTGATGTGAGGGagctggatgaggaggaggcCCGCAGAGAGGTGGCCAGGATCCTGAAggagctgaaacagaaacatccagACAAGGAGATGGAGCAGTTGATGGAACTTGCTAATTATCAGGTTTTATCCCAACAACAGAAGAGCCGTGCTTTCTACCGCTGTCAGGCGACCAGGATCATGACGGGAGCAGGCAACATCCTGAAGAAGCATGCGGCTGACCAAGCCAAAAGAGCTACCCAGCACGACATCTGCTCCGAGGTTTCAGTGAACAATTTTTCCTCCAAGGTTTTCTTTGACCCTGGTACCTACCAGTGTCTGGAGAACTGTGGCAGCGTAGCTCTGAATGTGGTGCGTCATGGTGGAGACCTAACAAGCACAGTCTCTGTGGATTACCGGACTGAAGATGGCACCGCAAACGCCGGCTCAGACTACCAGTTCACCGAAGGAACTATTGTGTTCAAACCAGGCGAGACCGAAAAGGAAATCCGCATTGACATTATTGATGATGATATTTTTGAGGAGGACGAACATTTCCTGGTTCACCTCAGCAATGTGAAGGTCATATCAGAGGGTGCTgactcagaaacacacaaggCAAACCATGTGGACGTCCTCGCAGGTTTAGGTCTGCCATGCACAGCCACTGTCACCATCTTCGATGACGACCATGCAGGGATCTTTACGTTTGAGGAACCGGTGGTGACCGTGAGTGAGAGCGTTGGGGTGATGGAGGTGAAGGTGGTCCGGACCTCAGGAGCTCGTGGTGTTGTGGTGGTGCCATACAAAACCATTGAGGGGACAGCTAAAGGAGGCGGCGAGGACTTTGAGGACACTCATGGAGTCCTGGAGTTCGAGAACGATGAGATCCT tAAAACTATTCAGATCAATATAGTCGATGATGAAGAAtatgagaaaaacaagaacttcTTCCTAGAGATCGGAGAGCCACGGCTGCTGGAGATGAGTGAGAGGAAAG cTGTGTTGCTGCAGGAAGTCG GTGGATTCATCAGAACAG GTAAAGACGTCTACAGGAAGGTCCAGGGACGGGATCatcccaccccctcctccatcatcaACATCGCAG aggaggggggtgaggaggTTTTGAccaagaaggaggaggaggagaggcggATCGCAGAGATGGGCAGACCGATGCTAGGTGAACACGTCAAACTAGAGGTCATCGTCGAGGAGTCGTATGAGTTCAAG AGCACTGTGGATAAACTCATCAAGAAGACCAACCTGGCTCTGCTGATCGGGACGAACAGCTGGAGGGAACAGTTTGTGGAGGCCATCACAGTCAGCTCTG gtgacgatgatgatgatgactgtggTCAGGAGAAGCTGCCGTCCTGTTTTGACTACGTCATGCACTTCCTCACTGTCTTCTGGAAGCTTCTGTTTGCCTTCGTTCCTCCCACCGACTACTGGAACGGCTGGGCCTGCTTTGTCgtctccatctctgtcattGGTCTCCTGACGGCGGTAATCGGTGACCTCGCGTCTCACTTTGGCTGCACCGTCGGCCTCAAAGACTCCGTCACTGCCGTGGTGTTTGTAGCTCTGGGCACCTCTGTACCAG atACCTTTGCCAGTAAAGTAGCAGCCATCCAGGACCAATATGCCGACGCATCCATTGGCAACGTGACTGGAAGCAACGCTGTCAATGTCTTCCTGGGTATCGGTGTGGCCTGGTCCATCGCTGCTATCTACCACTACTCCAAAGGCCAGGAGTTCAGGGTGGACCCGGGCACGCTGgctttctctgtcacactcttCACCATCTTCGCCTTCATCTGTATCGCTGTCCTCATCTACCGCCGGCGGCCCGAGATTGGCGGGGAGCTCGGCGGACCCCGGATCCCCAAGATCCTCACCACCTGTTTGTTCTTCAGCCTGTGGTTGATGTACATCGTCTTCTCCTCACTGGAAGCCTACTGCCATGTAAAGGGCTTCTAA